The following are encoded in a window of Rhizobium sp. WYJ-E13 genomic DNA:
- a CDS encoding histidine phosphatase family protein, giving the protein MVALLPPPHRIYLLRHAQAAQAEPGQRDFDRPLSEKGFGDAEIVADRAADKGYRPDILISSTALRCRDTAEAVHRAMGETLDMRFVDTLYNASVDTYLEILDTQDVGSVMLVGHNPTMEQALSALIGHKAMAASLPKGFPTGGLAVIDYVTTTAAWRLVDFVTD; this is encoded by the coding sequence ATGGTCGCCCTCCTGCCTCCACCGCACCGGATCTACCTCCTCCGTCATGCCCAAGCTGCCCAGGCCGAGCCCGGACAGCGCGATTTCGACCGCCCGCTGAGCGAGAAGGGGTTTGGGGATGCCGAGATCGTCGCCGACCGTGCTGCCGACAAGGGCTACCGTCCGGATATCCTCATCAGTTCGACGGCGCTCCGCTGCCGTGACACCGCGGAGGCCGTGCATCGCGCCATGGGCGAAACGCTGGATATGCGTTTTGTCGACACGCTCTATAATGCCTCCGTCGATACCTATCTCGAAATCCTCGACACACAGGATGTGGGGAGCGTCATGCTCGTCGGCCATAACCCGACCATGGAACAGGCCCTATCGGCACTGATCGGCCACAAGGCGATGGCGGCCTCTTTGCCGAAGGGCTTCCCAACGGGCGGTCTCGCCGTCATCGACTACGTCACGACGACTGCGGCGTGGCGTCTCGTCGATTTCGTCACCGACTGA